The Salvelinus namaycush isolate Seneca unplaced genomic scaffold, SaNama_1.0 Scaffold3090, whole genome shotgun sequence nucleotide sequence TGGGGTCACTTCTGAGTTTCTTGTAAAATGTGTTGTCAAACAGTTGTCTATGACACTCATTTACATAAACTGTCCTATCCATGAGTACAACCGACCCACTCTTATCAGCAGGGCGGTTAAGGACTGACGTATCGGATAGTACAACCGACCCACTCTGCTGTAAGGACTGACGTATCGGATAGTACAACCGACCCACCCTGCTGTAAGGACTGACATATCGGATAGTACAACCGACCCACCCTTATCAGCAGGGCGggtggcacgtgggtacctgcttctataaaccaatgaggagatgggagaggcaggacttgcagcgcgatctgcgtcagaaataggaacgacttctattttagcccctGGCGTCGCAGACACTTGTTGGcgagcgagcagtgtgggtgcaataattgaataacatggatttctaaatttattttgcgacgctcgcgcacgctacgcgtccggtctggtcagcatgtaagagtGAATATATTTAGATGCGTTCTCCTCTGGAGCTACTTATATCAGTAAACTTGTAACAATTTAAGCAGTACGAAACTTCTACGCGATCAAATAAACCAGACATTGTTTTTGTTAACCAAATTCGACACTGATTGaactccatacaaaaactcctcgcTTGGTGAGATTAAAATACGCCACCTGTTGGAGAAAACAGTGTTTTGGGCCCATGTTTATAAAACCCTTTCGCTTCTCCTCTTCCTCAATGGGAACGTTAAATCTGTGAAAATCACGAGAAGTGAACTTgtttcgattttttttttttatgtatctgTTGATCAGAAGAAATGTGTGTTGGATCTCACGCTAACTGATGGATAGGATGTTTTGCGCTTTGATTTACGATGCAGCGCACCTGTCAAATGAGTCATTTCTGCAGTAGCGGAAGAATTGAACGTTGCTCTACTGAAGAAAATGGATGGAGAGGTCGATGCACGCAGAATGAATCAGATGGTAAATGACAAGACGTAGAAGAGTTCTCGTCTTTTCTTGTGTTTTGAGGAGTTTCCTCACTATCCGACTGCAGCTAAGATATGTGAACTACCCTGTCAACGCGTTTATTCCCAGACCTTTGCAATGTAGGCTACCAGCTGTAAAACGTGTGGACCATGTATCAAGTGTATGCAGACCGGAGAAGCCGGTAAGATCATTATGGAGGAGATTGTTTGGCAGAAGAGAATTAACAAGGAGGGAAATGTTATAACTGTGGTGGAGATCATGAAACGAAATCAGATAAATGTACCAGGAGGGTGAAAGAGACCGAGGTTGCCAAAATATGGGCAGTTAAGAAACCCCTATGCGGAGGATGTCAAAAGGGTAGAAAGAACGCGTAGCTCTAGCGGTCTCATGCTAGTGGCTAGGCATACACTGCAACCTGCGGAGAGTTCCCATCACCAGCCGGACACAGACATTCTTCATGATGAATAAGGAGGACTTTGTTACTTTTATAGCAATGGTGGTAAACGGGCACTGCTCAATTGGGGAAATGAAGTATAGGAACGTTGACATGAATTAAAAGACTTAACATCCGAGGAGCTTACATCCGAGTTGTGTCTGGTGCGGTCCTACCCTCGCAGCCCCCTGAGCCATAACGCAGAGTTGTAGAGTTTTTGaatgactgaaggagtgggatgttTTATAAAGTTTTTTTGATAATACGTGTGGATTaatgtttttttcccttctcCGTAATGAAGCAGTTGGTGGCGGCAATACAACAATAGTTGTGGTATGCCATAACGTTTCAGAGAAGAAGAATCTCAACGTTTTGGCACTTTTATTTTGAAATCCATAACACTTCCGGGACTGGAACAGCGAAATTCGACTTGTGGCGCTGAAATGCTACATTGTAGTTGAATTGTCTCAGATAAAGGTTTACCGTGAGTTTTGACAATACTTTTCCTTATTAGTTTTAGACAAGACGTGACAATGTCTCAAGATTGGATAGGTTATAGCTATGCTGCATTGGTCTCGGCAGGAGGAATCATGGGCTATGTAAAAGCAGGTACGGATGATTACACACTTCCAAATGTTTGTTGACTTTACCAAGTATTTATTTTAAAGTCAGCTGTCAAGAAATATTGATAGAATTGTGACATGGAAGTAGTTACTCTTCAATATGCTGTGTGATTTGTTCCCATATCAGGAAGTGTAACTTCACTGGTTGCAGGACTTTTCTTTGGGTTTCTAGCTGGACTTGGTGCCTACCTGATGTCTCAGAATCCTAAAGATGTCAGGCTTTCTCTAGGTGAGTGGGCCAAACTTTGGCTTGTTGTCAATAACATGACATGTCCTTACGCGTAGGCTAGTTGATGTTAGTGAGTGTTTTTTCGAACAGCTACACTGCAGTAACATGTCTTCTCGTTGTGTAAATTAGGTACCTCGGGAACACTGGCCGTTGTCATGGGAACGAGGTTTCTAAATTCCTGGAATTTCATGCCAGCTGGTCTGATGACAATAGCGAGGTACTGTGGATGGGACTCATTAAGGCTTCTGTTATTAAACCATGGAATAGCTAAACCTCTGTTTTAGAATCTGAGAGGGAAATACTTTACACACTCGTCTCTCACATGTAGGCTCAGCGTTCCCAAACAGTCCCATTTACaagtcagaatgttgaacaaactTAACTTCAACTTACTTGACCTGTTGTCCTGACGATTTTATCCCGATGTCGGAGGTAATCTGATACAAAATATCCACAGGGAAATGTTATCGACCCGACCTTCAGTATGCTGTTTATCGGTTTGTATTTCCGGGTTTTATTTTCAATACTGATGCAATTCGCATGTGACAAACAATATGGCTGAGACTAATCTAACCACATAGACCGAAAggcaaacaattcctgctgatTGCGAGGAAACGTGCTAAAGTGGACTGCTTTGGTTACATTCAGCTATTGTTTACATATTGTGCATCACACGCAATTCATCAAGAGATTGAAAATACAAGCAACAGAACCTTCCGGCGAGCGCAAAAAGTCAGGTGAACAACACTTTAATGTGgatcccctctctccacctcctgtCATCAGAAGGACCTATAGCATGTACAACCTGTACATATCATTGTATTCAACATTCTGTAGAGAATGTTGCGTTATTCTTCAGGGCGACTTCAGTCAGACTGAAAATCCATGGAGTAACCATGTTAACagtctgatgtttaggccagATAGCTTTGGTTTTTGCATTGAATTAGGCCTGTTAATGCTTTTGTTGGAACACAAACCTGCACCCACACTGGCCCCCTGTGGATAAAATAGATTGGGCACCCCAGGTGGAATGGGACGCTAtgacaggtagagggactggtatCACCCCCACCgtgacagacaggtagagggactggtaacacccccaccatggcagacaggtagagggactggtatcacccccaccatggcagacaggtagagggactggtaacacctccaccatgacagacaggtagagggactggtaacacccccaccatggcagacaggtagagggactggtaacacccccaccatggcagacaggtagagggactggtaacacccccaccatggcagacaggtagagggactggtaacacccccaccatggcagacaggtagagggactggtaacacccccaccatggcagacaggtagagggactggtaacacccccaccatgacagacaggtagagggactggtaacacccccaccatgacagacaggtagagggactggtaacacccccaccgtgacagacaggtagagggactggtaacacccccaccgtgacagacaggtagagggactggtaacacccccaccatggcagacaggtagagggactggtaacacccccaccatggcagacaggtagagggactggtatcacccccaccatggcagacaggtagagggactggtaacacctccaccatgacagacaggtagagggactggtaacacccccaccatggcagacaggtagagggactggtaacacccccaccatggcagacaggtagagggactggtaacacccccaccatgacagacaggtagagggaatggtaacacccccaccatggcagacaggtagagggaatggtaacacccccaccatggcagacaggtagagggactggtaacacccccaccatgacagacaggtagagggactggtaacacccccaccatgacagacaggtagagggactggtaacacccccaccatggcagacaggtagagggactggtaacacccccaccatggcagacaggtagagggactggtaacacccccaccatggcagacaggtagagggactggtaacacccccaccatggcagacaggtagagggactggtaacacccccaccatggcagacaggtagagggactggtaacacccccaccatggcagacaggtagagggactggtaacacccccaccatgacagacaggtagagggactggtaacacccccaccatgacagacaggtagagggactggtaacacccccaccgtgacagacaggtagagggactggtaacacccccaccatggcagacatgtagagggactggtaacacccccaacatggcagacaggtagagggactggtaacacccccaccatggcagacaggtagagggactggtatcacccccaccatggcagacaggtagagggactggtaacacctccaccatgacagacaggtagagggactggtaacacccccaccatggcagacatgtagagggactggtaacacccccaccatggcagacaggtagagggactggtaacacccccaccatggcagacaggtagagggactggtaacacccccaccatggcagacaggtagagggaatggtaacacccccaccatggcagacaggtagagggaatggtaacacccccaccatggcagacaggtagagggaatggtaacacccccaccatggcagacaggtagagggaatggtaacacccccaccatggcagacaggtagagggactggtaacacccccaccatggcagacaggtagagggactggtaacacccccaccatgacagacaggtagagggactggtaacacccccaccatgacagacaggtagagggactggtaacacccccaccatgacagacaggtagagggactggtaacacccccaccatggcagacaggtagagggaatggtaacacccccaccatgacatacaggtagagggactggtaacacccccaccatgacagacaggtagagggactggtaacacccccaccatggcagacaggtagagggactggtaacacccccaccatggcagacaggtagagggactggtaacacccccaccatggcagacaggtagagggactggtaacacccccaccatggcagacaggtagagggactg carries:
- the LOC120039920 gene encoding transmembrane protein 14C-like, encoding MSQDWIGYSYAALVSAGGIMGYVKAGSVTSLVAGLFFGFLAGLGAYLMSQNPKDVRLSLGTSGTLAVVMGTRFLNSWNFMPAGLMTIASILMLGKTAVGMFKRPHDS